One Rhineura floridana isolate rRhiFlo1 chromosome 14, rRhiFlo1.hap2, whole genome shotgun sequence genomic region harbors:
- the BCL2A1 gene encoding bcl-2-related protein A1 — protein MESYEFLYVYSLVQDYLKHVCWEAQPDAAPSKVAQVLRKVASSLQEEVEENIRPFWGSMTISSVNEASGIFSRVMEQEFADGNTNWGRILTIFVFGGILTKKLQQHGVPLTRENTEQISHFITDYIINTKATWINENGGWDNGFVAKFEDNSPWLSFHYVKTKIMAAFSFFSQYY, from the exons ATGGAAAGCTACGAGTTCCTGTATGTTTACAGTTTGGTCCAAGATTATTTGAAACACGTTTGTTGGGAAGCACAGCCGGATGCTGCCCCAAGCAAAGTTGCTCAGGTCTTACGAAAAGTTGCTTCTTCACTTCAAGAAGAAGTGGAAGAGAACATAAGGCCTTTTTGGGGTTCAATGACGATCAGCTCTGTCAATGAGGCCAGTGGAATTTTCAGCCGAGTGATGGAACAGGAGTTTGCAGATGGAAACACCAACTGGGGACGGATTTTGACAATATTTGTGTTTGGAGGAATTCTCACCAAGAAGTTGCAACAACATGGCGTTCCCTTGACAAGAGAAAATACGGAGCAGATTTCTCATTTTATCACTGACTATATCATAAACACCAAAGCAACGTGGATCAATGAAAATGGAGGATGG GACAACGGCTTTGTTGCAAAGTTTGAGGATAACAGCCCCTGGCTGTCCTTCCATTACGTGAAGACAAAAATCATGGCTGCTTTCTCGTTTTTCAGTCAATATTActga